Below is a window of Pseudodesulfovibrio sp. 5S69 DNA.
GCAAAAAAGTCTAGACTAAAAGTACTCAAAGCTCGCATCAGGCTGCCCAACAAACTTGTAACATCCTGGAAAGGTAATGCTTTTCCGAAAATATCATATAGTTGTCTTCAAAGACAAACAGGGGTCGTGCAAGAAATTCCAGCTCCGAGGCTGGTTTATCGTATTCCTTTTCCTCATGACCGTGTCCATGGCTGCGGGCAACGTCATCCTTTGGAAGAAGTATGCCGAGCACTCCCGCATCGAACAGGGCCTGAACATCGCGGAGAAGACCGTCCAGGAGCAGAAGACCCAGCTTTTGAGTCTCTCCCAGAAGATCACCTCCCTGCAGGGCAATCTGAACCGCATCCGCGACTTCGACTCCAAGCTGCGGGTCATGATCAACCTGGACCAGGACGGCAGCCAGGCCGCAGCCCCCAAGGGCGGGCCCGCCAACGAAAATTTCTCCAAGGGGTATCTGCCCCTCTACCGCCAGGAACTGCTCGCCCGCAAGATGCATGAGTTCCTGCGCCAGTTGAACGTGGAGGCGCGCCTCGAAGAGGTCCGTCAGCAGGAGATCATGCACACCCTGCGTTCCAACCAGAACATCCTCGAAGCCACCCCGTCCATCTGGCCCACGTCCGGCTGGGTGACCTCCGGCTTCGCCTGGCGCACCTCGCCCTTCACCGGCAAGCGCGAATTCCACAAGGGACTCGACATTTCCGCCCCCAGGGGCACCCCGGTATACGCCCCGGCACGAGGCTCCGTAACCTTTGCCGGACGCGACAGCTCCTACGGCCTTTCCATCCGCCTGAAACACAACGCCAGCCTGACCACCCGATTCGCGCACCTCAACCGCATCGCCATCAAGAGCGGTCAGGAGGTCACCCGCGGCGAGTTGATCGGCTACGTCGGCAATACGGGTCGTTCCACCGGCCCCCACCTCCACTACGAGGTCCGCCTGAACGGCGTACCGGTGAACCCCAAGCGGTACATCCTCAACTAACCAGGCCCCGATCCGTGAATACTCCAGGCCCTTTTGGAATGCGACGTTCCAGAAGGGCCTGTCTTTTTCGGTACGCGCCGGATGACGGCCTCGTTGGTTCAGGTTTTGCAATGAGCGAATAATGGAGATTTTCGGTTTCACCCCGAGCGACATGCTCAGCTATTTCCTGACACTGTTCCGCCTCAGTGTCGTGCTCTTCCTGCTGCCGTTTTTCGGGGGACAAACCATCCCCAGGATAGTCAAGGGCGCCTTGGTGCTGGTTTTGTCCATGGCGTTCTGGCCACAGCTTTCCTTCCCTGCGTCGATGATGCCCACGGGATGGAACATCGTCATCATGTTCATCGGCGAACTGCTCCTCGGCCTGATCCTCGGCATGCTCGTCAATTTTCTGTTCGCCGCCGTCCAACTGGGCGGCCAGATCATCGGTTTCCAGATGGGGTTCGCCATGGTCAACGTGGTCGATCCGATCACCGGCACCAGCAACGCGGTCTCGGCCCATTTCCTGTATATGTGCACCATGTTGACCTTCCTGGTCCTCAACGGTCACCTCTACCTGCTCAAGGCCGTGGGCATGACCTTCCAATACATCCCGCCGGGCACCCTGCTGCTCCAGCCCGAGCTGGCCAACGACATCTTTCATTTCTCGAATCTGATGTTCACCCTGGCCATCAAGATCGCGGCCCCGGTCATGGCCGCGCTGTTCCTGGTGGACCTCTCTCTGGCACTCATCTCCCGGGCCGCGCCCCAGATGCACGTGCTCATCCTCGGTTTCCCCATCAAGATCACCGTGGGCTTCTTCTTCCTCAGTTTCATCTTCTCCATCATGGTCCTGTACGTGGGCGACTTCCTGGGCGGGCTGAACAACATGTATGAAAACGTCATGAAGTTCGGAACTTCGGTTATTCCGTAGGAGATGCCATGATCGGCCAGGATGATCCGAGTAAAACAGAAAGAGCCACCGAAAAACGGCGCAAGAAACAGCGCGACGAGGGCAACGTCGCCAAGGGGCAGGAGCTCCCCAAGGTCATGAGCCTGCTCTCCGGGGTTCTGGTCCTGCGCTTCATGATCGGCTTCTACAACGACCAGTTCACCGAAATCTACCGCTGGACCTTCCTTGAGGCCATCAACTTCCAGGTGGACAAGCCCATGGCCTACGCGCTGTTCACCTGGGGAATCCAGAAGATGGCCCTGCTGGTGGTGCCGTTCATGCTGGTCATCGCCTTCGTGGCCTTCATCTCCATGCGGTTGCAGGTCGGCCCCCTGTGGACCACCAAACCGCTGGAACCGAAGTTCAGCAAGCTCTTCAACATCATGGGCGGCATCAAGAAGCTCATGCTCAGCCCGGATGCCCTGCTCAAGCTGGCCAAGAGCCTGCTCCAGGCCATGGCCGTGGCCATCGCACCGTACATCGTCCTGAGGCAGGAACTGCCCAATCTGCTTCCCCTTTTCCACGCCAACGTCCAGGGCATCATCGCCTTCATCCTCACCGTGGGCTACAAGATGGTCTGCTACGCGCTGGTTCCCATGTTCATCATCGCCATTGCCGACCTCTTCTACGAGCGCTGGAACTACGAAGAACAGATCAAGATGACCAAGGACGAGATCAAGGACGAGCGCAAACAGGCCGAGGGTGATCCCAAGGTCAAGCAGCAACAGCGGCAGAAAATGATGGAAGTCATGGCCTCCCGCATGTTCCAGGACATCCCCAAGGCAGACGTGGTCATCACCAACCCGACCCACTACGCCATTGCCTTGCAGTACGACCCGCTCAAGGCCCCCGCCCCCCTGGTCCTGGCCAAAGGCGTGAACAAGGTTGCCGAACGAATCAAGGAAGTTGCGCGGGAAAATTCCATCCCCATCGAAGAAAACAAACCCTTGGCACAGGCTTTGTATAAACAGGTGGAGATCGGAGAAACCATCCCGGAGGAACTGTTTCAGGCCGTGGCCGCTATTCTGGCAAAGCTAGAGAAATTCAAGCGCCGCAGGTAGTTGCACAGCCTGACCCCCTCTCCGGAACCCACAGAGCAACCGTCCGAGAGGTGTCAAAAACATGGCCCAGCCTTCCGCCAAGACCACAATCCCGAAAGTAGACTACACCAAGTTCGCTAAACAGGGCGACATCCTCCTCGCTGGCGGCGTGGTGGTCATCCTCTTCGTGATGCTCATTCCCCTGCCCACTCCGTTCATCGACTTCATGCTCTCGGTCTCCATCTCGCTCGGGCTGGTCATCCTGGTCACATCCATGTTCATGATCTCGCCGCTCGAATTCTCGATCTTCCCGTCGTTGCTGCTGGTCACCACCCTGCTCCGCCTGGCCCTGAACGTGGCCACCACCCGCGCCATCCTGCTGCACGGCGACGAGGGCACCTCGGCCGCGGGCTCGGTCATCCAGAG
It encodes the following:
- a CDS encoding peptidoglycan DD-metalloendopeptidase family protein, which translates into the protein MLFRKYHIVVFKDKQGSCKKFQLRGWFIVFLFLMTVSMAAGNVILWKKYAEHSRIEQGLNIAEKTVQEQKTQLLSLSQKITSLQGNLNRIRDFDSKLRVMINLDQDGSQAAAPKGGPANENFSKGYLPLYRQELLARKMHEFLRQLNVEARLEEVRQQEIMHTLRSNQNILEATPSIWPTSGWVTSGFAWRTSPFTGKREFHKGLDISAPRGTPVYAPARGSVTFAGRDSSYGLSIRLKHNASLTTRFAHLNRIAIKSGQEVTRGELIGYVGNTGRSTGPHLHYEVRLNGVPVNPKRYILN
- the fliR gene encoding flagellar biosynthetic protein FliR, with product MEIFGFTPSDMLSYFLTLFRLSVVLFLLPFFGGQTIPRIVKGALVLVLSMAFWPQLSFPASMMPTGWNIVIMFIGELLLGLILGMLVNFLFAAVQLGGQIIGFQMGFAMVNVVDPITGTSNAVSAHFLYMCTMLTFLVLNGHLYLLKAVGMTFQYIPPGTLLLQPELANDIFHFSNLMFTLAIKIAAPVMAALFLVDLSLALISRAAPQMHVLILGFPIKITVGFFFLSFIFSIMVLYVGDFLGGLNNMYENVMKFGTSVIP
- the flhB gene encoding flagellar biosynthesis protein FlhB; amino-acid sequence: MIGQDDPSKTERATEKRRKKQRDEGNVAKGQELPKVMSLLSGVLVLRFMIGFYNDQFTEIYRWTFLEAINFQVDKPMAYALFTWGIQKMALLVVPFMLVIAFVAFISMRLQVGPLWTTKPLEPKFSKLFNIMGGIKKLMLSPDALLKLAKSLLQAMAVAIAPYIVLRQELPNLLPLFHANVQGIIAFILTVGYKMVCYALVPMFIIAIADLFYERWNYEEQIKMTKDEIKDERKQAEGDPKVKQQQRQKMMEVMASRMFQDIPKADVVITNPTHYAIALQYDPLKAPAPLVLAKGVNKVAERIKEVARENSIPIEENKPLAQALYKQVEIGETIPEELFQAVAAILAKLEKFKRRR